Within Dysgonomonas sp. HDW5A, the genomic segment GAGTATGCGGAGGTCTTGAACAAATCGTATGACTTCTGGAAACAAAATGGAGCTTCTAAAGGTGGAGGTGGTGACAGACACAAAGGTCGTGCTTGCTCTCCCGATGGAACATGTAGTATTTAATTTGAGACTATTGATATAGAATATGAAGTTAGTTGTTTATATCATAGCGCTCATTACATCACTCTCCTTGTTTTTTGCATGTAGTAACGATGATAATTTTTCGAATAGTAGCAGCCTTCGATTGTCTTTTTCTACCGATACCTTGCGTTTCGATACTGTTTTTACGACAATTGGTACAGCTACCAAGCGTTTGAAAATTTACAATCGAAATAAAGATGCACTAAACATTAACTCTATTGAATTGATGAATGCGGCAAATACCGGATTCAGAATGAATGTAGATGGTGTAAGTGGTAACAAAATAAGTAATGTAGATATTTTAGGGAAAGACAGTATTTATATATTCGTAGAGGTAACAGTTGATCCGCTGAATCAAAATAAACCGATGCTTGTAGATGATTCCATCCGCTTTCAATTCAATGGAGTGACCCAGTATGTACGTCTCGAAGCCATAGGCCAGGATGTAATTCTCTGGCGAGGGAAGACTATAAATGCGGATACTACGCTTACTTCCGAAAAACCATTTCTTGTATTTGACGGATTGACTATATCGAAAGGAGCAACTTTAAATATTCAGAAAAATGTGCAGATGTTTTTCCACAGTGGAGCAAAAGTGTTAATTAACGGTCGCATAGATGCTGTTGGTACAATTGCCGAGCCGGTTGTATTTAGAGGTGATCGCTTGGATAATTTATATCAGTCGGGTAATGTGCCTTTTGATCGAGTTCCTGGACAATGGGGTGGGATAGAAGTTGCAGCCGATAGTTACGACAATAATTTTGAGAATGTAAGAATACGTAATGGTATTTATGGTATATTTTTCCATGATTCAGACCCTACAAAGCAGAAGGCTACATTTATGAATACAGTTATCCAGAATTCGAGTAAGGAAGTTCTTTGGGCTGTCAATTGTAAAATAACCGCAAAGAATACTTTGTTAGCCAATTCGGGCGGATACACAGTTCGATTGTTAGGTGGTAGTTACGATTTTCTACAATGCACCATTGCTAATTATATGGATGCCAACTGGGGATTTTTACCTCGTAGGAATGCTATGTTATTATCCAATACGGGTTCGAATGTTGTCGAAAAGCAGGTAAGCTATCCTTTGATAAATACTTCCTTTACAAATACTATAATTGCAGGAAGAGGAAACAGCGAACTTGAACTGAAAAAAAATAATGAGCTTGGCTTCAACTATTCTTTTTTGAATTGCTTGATAAAAAATAAAGGAACGGATGACACTGTTTTTGTAAATACAGTATGGAATGTCGATCCGGCTTTCAAGTATATATATTCGTTTGAGTCGGCTGGCGGAAATACAAGCCTGTATTACTTTTATAACTTCAGATTATCCGAAAATTCGCCGGCTATACATAAAGGTTCGCGTCAGGCGGCAGTCTCCCTTCCATTTGATTTGGTTGGTGTTTCACGTCGTAGTGACGAAGGTCCTGATATAGGTTGCTTCGAATGGGAAAAATAATAGATACTGTAAGGGGCGAATAATTTTCGTCCCTTACGTTTTTTTGTAATTGAAAGTATTTAATGATATACCCCCTGCTTTGAAGGCTTAGTATATATCTTCCTGTACCAATTCTATAAATAATTCAGCAAGTTTATCTGTTACAGCTTCGGCATATTTCCGACCCTTTTCGGCAGTTGATTTATGAGGATTACCAATACCTGTATCTTGTGAAACTTTAGACCAATTGCGTGGAGTCCATGCAATACCTTCCCGAAGAGTTTTTGCTTTAAATGGTGTGTAAGTTCCATTGCCCGCTACCGTTAAATTAACCAGATCGGGGCGGTAATGCATCAATACCGAAGTTTCCAGTTCGTCCGCATGATCTCCCGGCTCATCAAAATAATCTTTAGTAGGAATTACCTTAAACCAGTCTGCAGCCACAATCAAAAAGTCAGGATAATCTACTGCTAGATCACGGATCATATTCTTGAAGTTATTCCCACCATGTCCGTTTATGATTATCAGCTTATTTATTTTTTGTCTGTAAAGCGATGCCACTATGTCTGACAATATTGCCTTTTGAGTTTCGTAACTTGCATGTAGGCAGAAAGGTAAATTCAATTGTCCCGGGTTTTGTGATCCAAAAGGAACTGGCGGTAATATCATTCCTAGAATATCAGTTTGTTCGTATGCTTTCTTTACACCATCGAAAGCTGTATCGTGTGCCAGATAACAATCGGTTAAGTAAGGCAAATGATAATTGTGGGGTTCGGTAGCCCCCCATGGCAAAACAGCATAATCGTATTTTAGGTCTTGGGTATCGTTATACGAAGCTGATAATATGTCTAATTTATTCATAGCGAAAAGTGGTTTAATAATAAAGTTTTAATCTGTTCATGCAATTGTAAGTAAATCGAATTATAATTTTGATTATAATTC encodes:
- a CDS encoding choice-of-anchor Q domain-containing protein, whose translation is MKLVVYIIALITSLSLFFACSNDDNFSNSSSLRLSFSTDTLRFDTVFTTIGTATKRLKIYNRNKDALNINSIELMNAANTGFRMNVDGVSGNKISNVDILGKDSIYIFVEVTVDPLNQNKPMLVDDSIRFQFNGVTQYVRLEAIGQDVILWRGKTINADTTLTSEKPFLVFDGLTISKGATLNIQKNVQMFFHSGAKVLINGRIDAVGTIAEPVVFRGDRLDNLYQSGNVPFDRVPGQWGGIEVAADSYDNNFENVRIRNGIYGIFFHDSDPTKQKATFMNTVIQNSSKEVLWAVNCKITAKNTLLANSGGYTVRLLGGSYDFLQCTIANYMDANWGFLPRRNAMLLSNTGSNVVEKQVSYPLINTSFTNTIIAGRGNSELELKKNNELGFNYSFLNCLIKNKGTDDTVFVNTVWNVDPAFKYIYSFESAGGNTSLYYFYNFRLSENSPAIHKGSRQAAVSLPFDLVGVSRRSDEGPDIGCFEWEK
- a CDS encoding creatininase family protein, which encodes MNKLDILSASYNDTQDLKYDYAVLPWGATEPHNYHLPYLTDCYLAHDTAFDGVKKAYEQTDILGMILPPVPFGSQNPGQLNLPFCLHASYETQKAILSDIVASLYRQKINKLIIINGHGGNNFKNMIRDLAVDYPDFLIVAADWFKVIPTKDYFDEPGDHADELETSVLMHYRPDLVNLTVAGNGTYTPFKAKTLREGIAWTPRNWSKVSQDTGIGNPHKSTAEKGRKYAEAVTDKLAELFIELVQEDIY